The Ptychodera flava strain L36383 chromosome 7, AS_Pfla_20210202, whole genome shotgun sequence DNA window tttatgaaattgatattttttccttctttcttttttctttcgcgtattgcgaaggctgtacctaagcttatagtcagagcgtgagttgagagcaaacagattacgcagataatgcgaacgatagcaaccgttaccaacagactcattatgcagagccatgccccaaaacgcccacccaaacttggcattaatcggatcccggtccatttcgcccCGGGCTTTAAGCCAAATGGATGCACTGCAAAGCCAAGGATGTTCTCGAAGATGTAAGAAAATTACACATTAGATGTACTGGGAAAGGGATGATAAAGAAAAAATGTCTTTAAATTCTTGAATTGAAAAATAGGAATTTGTACATCAGACTGAATACCACCTTTAATCTTTTCTTTCATTGACATCTGACTTTGCCATAGAAACAACAGGGTTGTacaaaataaatgtacataGTGGTGAGACAGTCAACCTGCTCACCCCTAATTCACTGTGAACAGGTCCATAATCACCAttggtttgggctaaaccatggttgTGAGAGAGTAAACTCTTTGGAAGAAAAATGGTTGTAGCAATGATGTTGCTGGTGCCGTTATTTCAACTCCCAACATTTTGTCTTACCTTGTACCATATAGGCTGCTTCAGAAAGGAATGTTTTATCGGGCGTTGAAGGTGATTAAAGAGCAGAAAGACAAGGATAAGGATAAGGATAAGGACAAGGAGAAAGACAAAGACAAGGAGAAAGTCAAGGAAAAggagaaagaaaaagagaaagaaaaggaGAAGAAGGAAGGGAAAAAAGAGACTGTTGAGGAAAAGAagtcaaagaaaaagaaaaaggaaaGCAAAAAAGTAAGACAGctaaatgtttgaattctaaTATTACCTTAGACTCAACACCCAACTATTCATACAGTATAGCAATATGCAGGACTGTAGGCTATTTTGGTGACCCATACTTGACTTTTTATGATATTGCTGATGGTATTTAGCAGTCAAGTTCAATAATTGCTCtgcatgaaaatgcaaataaaaatcaGTAAATATGGTTGGCTGTTCACACAGAGTGGTTATCAAATTGAAGAAATTCATGCTGAACAAAATATCTTGATATAAGGACATGTGGGCATCATGAAAATAGTTTATTTCAAGTCGGCAAAACAAGTTCATTTCTCATATGAAACAAAAGTGACTCCACAAGTTTGCCATACTTTGTCAGTGTTGACCCTTTAGATGTATTTACCAGAGACCTTGGCTTCTTGTTCATTCAGTTTTCTGCTAACACTGGTAATGATTCTTTTTTACAGGAGGCTGAAGATACACCAACTCCATCCGGTAAAAAGCTGAAAGCTGTCAAGAGGAAATTTAAACTGGAACCGCACGATGATCAGATCTTCATAGATGGTAGTGATGTAAGTGACCTTTTTGAATTGCTATTGTCAGTGAGTCCTTTAGTcaatgattaaccctttgagcgctgtaattttttcccgccaaaattttcgtgcaacattttaccaatttttatgaatttttatgaaatatttttgataattttggatcaaatggacatttcatttcatttgctacagttttctctcaaaatttcagcaaaaatcaGGGAAAAATTGGCTAGGGTTTATTTTCTGAAGgtaggggacaaaaatagattatggcactcaaagggttaaactactaaaaaaaccctatcaattcaaccAGGGAAAAAATAATTaggattttaaataattgaattattaGGAAATCAAcgaagccaaaataattttagtgtcgAATAATTAGAGATTTccacttttttgacagttcataaatGATATGTGTACCATTGTGGATGATCAAAACATATAAAGGTGGCTTTCCTGAAGTCCCAACTTAGACATATTCAGTAtggtacattttattgttctgtgtattttatcaaaaataaatagTTCAAACAGTTTGTCATGATTGGTTGGTCGAATTGATAGAGATTGAGAAGCCCCAATTTCCATTTGTGGTCGACTCGATGACGTTAGAATAAAATTATGCTTTGAGAGAAAAATAGGGTGattgaattgatagggtttttcaCGGTATTACTAGGTCCTCACTTCCTTACCTTCTGCAGCAGCGTAGCGCCATTCTTTGAGATATGAGGAGGTCCAGGCATATAAACATAAAGTTGATGTAGTATAGATTTCTTCTGTCTAACCTTTTACATTTGCCAGTTTATTAGATTTTGTATAAAATGATTGACTTTTCTATGATAAGGTTTGTCAATTCAAGAAAGTTTATGATCAAAAAAACCATAGAGTTGCTTCTTTCTCATTGAAGAAAATGTCTGTATCTAGCAATTCATGATTTGGTTTGACATTCAGTTTGTTTGATAGGAAGTGCTTTACTTCCAATATAAATcataatgattttaatttttttgtctaGGCGTATGTGTGGGTATTTGATCCAACTCATCCCAAGACATTTATCATGGGCCTGGCACTAGGTAATGTAAGAAACTATTCTGATACAAGTGTAGAGCTGACAATATCACTTTCAGATCCACCAGCCCAGCCTGAGTTTTCAGTTACCAACTAGTCATCGTTATAGTTACAAACTGAAAATGTACTTATAATTCCAAGGAAAGTAAACTAGCCTAGCCATCAGAACTTTTAGCTCAGGTATAATACTACTAGCCCAGTCGTACATATTACCAGTTCAGTCATAAGAAGTAATTACCATGATTTTCTTATCCCCTTGGTGGTTGACAGTGGGAAgttgaaagatttgaaagtcCTATGTCTGGAACTTCAGGATAGTTTCCTCTGGCATAAAAAGCTGTGTGTGCCTGTGtcaactcattttaaagcttgctAAGTAAATATAGTTGTCATTgtcttgttttgtgaaaatctgatattttaattatttgccCATCAAGTTATCGCAGGAATAGCagcttttttgaaatttaactATTGGTAAAATGAAGGTAACTTATTTCACTGTTACAAAAGTTTGTGCAGGACCTCTGATTTATCATTATTCCCTAAGAAAAGTGTGAGTAAAAGTGAAAATCTTTCAGTTTCCTCAGTTACCAGGTGCGTACAACTGTAAGAATGTTAGACAAGTAACCCTTCACTCAGACGTTATGCAATGCTAAAGCATTTGACACTTTCATTATTTTCCTACAGTGATTGGTGCAGCGGCAGTCTGTTTATTTCCACTGTGGCCGCCATGGATGAGACTTGGAACTTACTATGTCAGTTTAGTTGCAGCATGTCTTGTCGGATCAATCCTAGTCCTTGCAGTGTGTAAGTTATCCAACAACATTTCTACTCAGTATCTGTCAATTCTAACCCAGCCCGTTAAATCACTGCAGATTATTCGACTACAGAATTGTCTTCCTGACTTcaacaaaaaattccttaactTCCTGTTTAAACCATTCTTCCAAATTTTCCGGTGTTGAAGTCCAGTTTCTCTATTAAAATCATTATTGTGGACCAAGCTAAGATGGTGAAAGGGATACGACACTATAACTTGATAATAAACTAGCTTGGACAATACAGTGATACAGGGTTATACTGCTATCTTCATTAATTATCCTTCATTCAGGCATGTGCTGCTTGAATCACCCATCTCAGGGTAAACAGGAATAGTTCCGCTGTAATTTCAAATGCAACTGTCAACTGTGTATTTAAGGATAGTGGTAAATAGCACTCCAATGAAGAGCGCCACCAGTGACATACACATGATAGCTTTTGCTTTCACATCTCATCAGCAAGTTGCTAAACCACATCCTCAGATATGGAAAAGTTTGCATTTTCTTTTATTGACATTAAGTTGTggatttgtttttcagtcagatGCATCTTGTTTGTCCTTATTTGGATGGTTACCTTCGGAAAACATCATTTCTGGCTTTTCCCTAATCTCATGGCGGATGTCGGTATTCTTGAGTCATTCAAACCAGTTTACACACACAAAGTAGTCTCTTCAGAGCCAAAGACggaagatggaaaagaaaaagagaaaagCGAGGAAGaccaacaaaatgaagacaaccAAGAGGAAGAAGATGAGGAAGATGATCAAAAAGTCAATGAAAAAGATTCTgaagttgaaaaagatgaagAACCAGAAAGTgaagataaaaatatttcagaaaaagaGGATGATGGCATTGGTGATGAGGATGAAGAAAatgatttaaaaagaaaagataGTAGTAGTGGAAGTGGGAGTGGAAATGGTGAAGGTTTTGTTTTAGTTGATGAGGAGGATGTTACCGCGGTAACAGAAGAATGGAAGAGACAGACGTACAACAGTCGTGATAAGACTTCGATGAAAAATCTCACTTTTGCCGTCTTCTGTCGCAGGGTTTACAAAATCTCTGTCTTGCTTACTATGGTTCCATGCTCATCAAccaaaaaaacttgaaaatgattTCACAGCCGTTGAAATGTTCAACAAATGCAAATGTGTTTTTGACTGTAATGTTACAAGATACATGCATTCAGAAAGATGCAATGGGACCATGATTTCAGTTGTAATGTAACATCATCCAAGATTGTATTGGAAGGCCAGAAAGAATAATTGAATTGTTTCTCTGAGTCTCCACTTCTACCAATGCCTttggaaattttaaatttttttttgaaattgcgaCAAACACATACTTCCATGTTACAACTTTTAAGGGCATTTTTCTTGTGCATGGTTTTACAGGTTATCGCTTTATTCTGGGAGTCTGTAGAAATGCTCAGAGTTTGCTCTGTCAACTCTACCCTGTATATGTAATGCTTCTATTTAtgtggacagtttgtaaaatctagactccAAGTCATCGGTAACATTGTCATTAGTGGGAGATTTCGCAAGCTCATAACAAACAGTAGAAAAATTTGGCTTGCCACCTTCTATAGCTTtgccaaaataatcaaaagaacatttaatattttttctcagGCCTAACAACTTTACCCGAAATGTTTCACACACTAAAGAAGTCCCTGTCAGTAGCTCCTTGCCTGCCATGTTGTCAGTTTTCAGTTAATTACATTGCACATTTCAACCATGTCCTTTGTTCCGGCATTAAAGTCTTATAGTTTCTCCAGAATTCATGATGTGTTTACGTCTAGTCTTTGTCAGCAGTCTACCCATGATCCTTTTCAGGCATATTGAAGTCAAGGAGAGAAAGTCTTGTTTCTTGTCCTTGACATTTTGCATAAGTGATGCAGTGATGtgattgtttaattttctttgttgCTAACCACCTTGGTCTGAGATTAAAGCTACTGTACAGTTTTCTTTCACTTACAACAGCATAGTTTCTCATCCcagttaaggtagaacatgCCGCGTGGACAGAAgggtttcaaattttatcaattctgtTCTGATCTACCACGTGTAGGGGgttctttttaaagctcttggcgaaaaATTTTTACTGTCCtagttttcaaaattcaaaaaattttatttccccgcgtagagttaacacagggatggtggccatttcaaatttcaaatattactattattatgattattatctTTATTTCAGGCCTTTGGCCCATACTaaagaaaaaatttaaaaaggtaGACGTTACagcgagaaaaaaataaaagaatttaaaaaatgataagCAGACTACTGAGAATACCAATACATTACATTCCTACATATTTTGTGAAATCTTAGATAATTTGTCCGCTAGCTTCAAACTTTGcttggtgacccctgattttcatttttgctttggtaagagaaccaTCGAAAGTTTCTTTCACTTtttaggcgcatactaccttgacaTTGTATTGGTGTGAAGGAAACTCAGTTCCTCTTATTGACTGTTTGTTGTACTGATATTGGATATTGTAGACCATTTAAAAGGCCAGTaactaacttttgatgattttctgtcactatttatgtttttaatgtcaactacaatatcttgttctacttcctcaAAGCTAGTTCAGATACACACTGTTAGGCTTGCTAGCTCAGCCTGTACATAtgaaaactgcattgttattgtcattgctattgacaagtgaattctgggactagaattcaaatgtaaacaataacagtgtattttatatgtatagatgctgtgttgacaagctaaatagcaggtatttcaacatgttttgagGAGTAGATCAAGAACTTGCAAATCACACACAAagcaaaaaatcatcaacagttacagctgcTGGCCCTTTCAGTTGTGTTGTTGCAGTTTCTTTGAATACTACGATTAGGACTTACAAGGAAACAAACGTGCAAATCTCAAATTAGTGTGGACAATAaccagaaacaaatcttttttttttttgccatgtATTTCTATTACATCCCTGACTACCTCCTAACGCTGTACGTTTTACCTTTGACCTATTCAGCAAGACTAAACAAGAATGTGCCAACCAGAACAATTTTATATATCAACATAATCTTAGCGGGGCCAGTTTCAAAAGATAAAGTAAGGCCCCATGAAGAAACCCGTATATTCATGGTGAATATTTGGGCCCATCATTTGTTAAGTGTGCCACCCTTccatcatcaaattgtggtG harbors:
- the LOC139137649 gene encoding translocation protein SEC62-like, whose protein sequence is MADRRKPKQKKKDAGKTDEPTKEETAVAKHLRFNLETKKTTVMGQPAEYFTAAKAVDLLLDSKWAKGGEDTQFTTRQSVVDYLNRLLQKGMFYRALKVIKEQKDKDKDKDKDKEKDKDKEKVKEKEKEKEKEKEKKEGKKETVEEKKSKKKKKESKKEAEDTPTPSGKKLKAVKRKFKLEPHDDQIFIDGSDAYVWVFDPTHPKTFIMGLALVIGAAAVCLFPLWPPWMRLGTYYVSLVAACLVGSILVLAVFRCILFVLIWMVTFGKHHFWLFPNLMADVGILESFKPVYTHKVVSSEPKTEDGKEKEKSEEDQQNEDNQEEEDEEDDQKVNEKDSEVEKDEEPESEDKNISEKEDDGIGDEDEENDLKRKDSSSGSGSGNGEGFVLVDEEDVTAVTEEWKRQTYNSRDKTSMKNLTFAVFCRRVYKISVLLTMVPCSSTKKT